One part of the Magallana gigas chromosome 5, xbMagGiga1.1, whole genome shotgun sequence genome encodes these proteins:
- the LOC105338356 gene encoding uncharacterized protein isoform X1, which translates to MSVSDDSIISALRNGEINDGIMDEIRQTFELFDSDHDGKVSTKEISVIMRSLGMLISDKEMDELVARLDTDGNGTVEFAEFENFMLTSGVLNKIPDEMDENLRDAFKILDKNNDGYIDKEELIFYMTKFGDKMAVKDAEEMIEEADQNGDGRIDYKEYVRHMTGKL; encoded by the exons ATGTCGGTGTCCGATGATAGTATTATTTCAGCGTTAAGG AATGGAGAAATAAATGACGGAATAATGGACG AGATCCGACAGACGTTTGAGCTGTTTGACAGTGACCACGATGGCAAGGTCAGCACCAAGGAGATTTCGGTCATCATGCGCTCCCTGGGGATGCTGATCTCTGACAAAGAAATGGACGAACTGGTCGCTCGTCTGGACACCGACG GTAACGGGACGGTGGAGTTTGCCGAGTTCGAGAACTTCATGCTGACCAGCGGGGTCCTGAACAAGATCCCGGATGAAATGGACGAGAACCTGCGGGACGCCTTCAAAATTCTGGACAAGAACAACGACGGCTACATTGACAAGGAGGAACTCATCTTCTACATGACCAAATTCG GTGACAAGATGGCGGTCAAAGACGCAGAGGAGATGATTGAGGAGGCGGATCAGAACGGAGACGGAAGGATAGACTACAAAG AGTATGTCCGACATATGACAGGGAAGTTATAG
- the LOC105338356 gene encoding uncharacterized protein isoform X2: MENGEINDGIMDEIRQTFELFDSDHDGKVSTKEISVIMRSLGMLISDKEMDELVARLDTDGNGTVEFAEFENFMLTSGVLNKIPDEMDENLRDAFKILDKNNDGYIDKEELIFYMTKFGDKMAVKDAEEMIEEADQNGDGRIDYKEYVRHMTGKL, translated from the exons AATGGAGAAATAAATGACGGAATAATGGACG AGATCCGACAGACGTTTGAGCTGTTTGACAGTGACCACGATGGCAAGGTCAGCACCAAGGAGATTTCGGTCATCATGCGCTCCCTGGGGATGCTGATCTCTGACAAAGAAATGGACGAACTGGTCGCTCGTCTGGACACCGACG GTAACGGGACGGTGGAGTTTGCCGAGTTCGAGAACTTCATGCTGACCAGCGGGGTCCTGAACAAGATCCCGGATGAAATGGACGAGAACCTGCGGGACGCCTTCAAAATTCTGGACAAGAACAACGACGGCTACATTGACAAGGAGGAACTCATCTTCTACATGACCAAATTCG GTGACAAGATGGCGGTCAAAGACGCAGAGGAGATGATTGAGGAGGCGGATCAGAACGGAGACGGAAGGATAGACTACAAAG AGTATGTCCGACATATGACAGGGAAGTTATAG